Proteins encoded by one window of Erwinia pyrifoliae DSM 12163:
- a CDS encoding SymE family type I addiction module toxin — MAEHDSKSERGISKMQRRVTVGYRPKGGERXTPQVSIAGKWLAEAGFSVGTGVSLAVLDGCLLLIPDSREERRLRAMXQQLKAQQQELEQAKKRMIEMLA, encoded by the coding sequence ATGGCTGAGCATGATTCTAAGTCAGAACGGGGAATTTCCAAAATGCAGCGGCGNGTTACCGTTGGCTACCGCCCGAAGGGCGGCGAACGCGANACGCCACAGGTCAGTATTGCGGGCAAGTGGCTGGCGGAAGCGGGATTTTCCGTGGGAACCGGCGTAAGCCTGGCGGTGCTGGACGGCTGTCTGCTGCTGATCCCCGACAGCCGCGAGGAGAGGCGGCTGCGGGCAATGGANCAGCAGCTGAAGGCACAGCAGCAGGAGCTGGAGCAGGCTAAAAAGCGGATGATCGAGATGCTGGCGTGA